In Thermoplasmatales archaeon, the DNA window TATATTCAAAATATTTTTTTCTATCAAATTTTCTATGCAACCATGCTCCTTTATTAGTTTCAAAGCCTTTTTAGGCCCTATTCCTTCCACTCCTTCATTAAAGTCTGTGCCAATTAAAATCGCTATATCCACAATTTGCTCCCTGGTTATTCCATTATCTTCAAAAATTCTCTCACTCAATATTTCCTCAGGATAAACATCTACATATATCCGCTTATTCGATAATTTTCTCCTTCCAGTAATAGCAAGATTTCTTATCAGCATTTTAGCTCCAAAAAGAATTGAATCATAATCCTGAGAGGCAACTCCATAAACATCACCCCTCATATTCATGTAAGCAGCCTGCCCCTCCCCCTCGCCCTTTGCCTCTATATAAGGGATGCCCAAGTAATGAAGCAATTCTTTAGATTGGTTTATTATTTTCTCATTTATTGTTCCACTTCTCTTTGCTTTTTTAAGAGCTTCTTCAATATCTCCCTCTTTTAATGCCTCTTCCCATTCTTCTCTTGCAGTCTCCCTTATTTCCTTCCTCTTTTTCAAAACCCTTAATTTTAAAGGATGTGGTTCTCCGTCAAAAACATATACAGGTTTTATTCCATATTCAACAAAATTTGCGGTTCTGTAAAAAATTCCTGATAGATGAGAAGTTATATTTCCTTTTCTATCTTTAAGTGATGTACCATCTATCTGGCGAATTATTGCAATAAACTGATGAATTGCATTAAATGCATCAATTGCAATTATTTTTCCAGATAGATCAGAAATTTCTATTTTCCTTGCAGATATAAATGGCTTTAAATTTACTCCCATTTTACCTCAAACCATTCAACCTTTTTTCTTTCAACAAGTTCCTTTATTCTTTTTTCCTCCTCGCTTAATCTGCTATTTCCAGTTTTGAACTCAACGAATATAATTTTATCATCTTCAAACTGTATTCCATCTATTGGAGAGCCAATAAATCTGAATTTTTTTGTTTCATAGGGATAATTTTTCATAAATGGTGCAAATTGCTCCATGATTTTTCCGTGCAATATAGAAATACTTTTCTTATCCTTCTTTAAAGGATATACAACTTTTCTGTAGATATATATAACTCCCGCAAGAAAACCAAATAGAAGACCAATAAGAAATACATAGATATAAACAAAAGGATCCATTTACTCACCCATCCTTTTTTTAAATAAATATATAAGATTGTTCCATCCATCCCTCCATGATTGTATTTTTGCCCTTCCTTCCCTTTCATATAAAAAAGAATCTATTTCTTTAGCCCCTGCTTTTTTAAACATTTCAATTTTTATTTCTTCAGAGAAAGCCATTCCATCACTAAATTCCTCTATGTTTTTTATTTTTTTAATTGCATCCTTCCTTATTATCCACATCCCAGATTGGGAATCTTTTATTTTTAGCCCGTATAAAATGCGGAGGGTTAATGATAGAATTAAATTCCCGATGAGATGCTTAAAAGACATTGCTCCTTTCTCAAGCCCAGCAAACCTGTTTGTTGTTATAAAATCAAGATTTTCTTTAAGCAGGATATCAACATATTCATGGGCAATTTCAAAGGGATAGGTTGCATCTGCATCCCCTGTAATTATTATTTCCCCGCTTGCTTTACTCAACCCTGTTTTATATGCTCTTCCATATCCCTTTCTTGGCTCAATTATTATTTTTGCCCCCTTTTCTTTTGCAATCTCTCTTGTCGCATCTTTTGAATTTCCATCAACTACAATAATTTCTACATCCATTCCTCTTTTCTTAAATTCTTCCTTGTTGATTTTATCAATTGTCCTTCCTATTCCTTTCTCTTCATTTAGTGCGGGTATAACAAAGCTAACTTTCATTATCAAGATAATATGACTAACTTATATTTTTTTGGTTTTTGCTGAAAAGATTTTTATTCTTCCCATCTTTTATTTTTATGAAAGTAATGATAGTTATGGCCTCGCCAAGTGATGAAGGCATTGGAAAAAAAGCTGCAGAAGTCCTTGAAAAATTTGGTGTGCCATATGAAATGGTATTCGCCTCCGCTCACAGAACACCCGAAAAGATAAAAGAAATTGCAGAAAGTGACGCGGATATATTTATTGCGATCGCTGGCCTATCAGCAGCCCTTCCAGGAAGTATTGCCTCCCTTACAACAAAGCCGGTTATAGGTGTGCCAGTCTCAGGAAAGCTCAACTTGGATGCCATTCTTTCAATTGTGCAGATGCCGCCGGGCGTGCCTGTCGCTGCGGTGGGGCTTGATAGAGGAGAAAATGCTGCCCTGCTTGCGGTGGAGATTCTTGCTCTAAAGTATGAAGGGCTTGTGGAAAAGCTTGAGGAGGAAAGAAAAAGAGCGAGGGAGAAATATGCTTGATGAAAAGGAGTTTGTTGAGGAAGCGGTTGGGAAGCTTAGGAGGGAAGTTAAAGGGAAGGCAATAATTGCGGTATCTGGTGGGGTTGATTCTGCGGTTGCTGCAAAAATAGGGAGCATTGCTCTCGGGAAAAATTTGATTGCGGTTCATGTTGATACTGGCTTAATGAGAGAAGGAGAAAGTGAAGAAGTTAGGAAATTTTATGAAGGGAAGGATATAAACTTCATTTTTGTTGACGCAAGCAAAGATTTCATAAGTGCTTTAAAAGGCGTCGTTGATCCCGAAGAAAAAAGGAGAATAATAGGGGAAAAGTTTATAAGAATATTTGAAGAAATTGCAAAAAAAGAAAATGCGGAATATTTAATTCAGGGCACAATTGCACCAGATTGGATTGAGAGTGGAGGAGGGGTCAGGGATAGAATAAAGAGTCACCATAATGTTGCTGGATTGCCTGAGAAAATAAGCTTTAAGATAATTGAGCCATTGAGAGAGCTATACAAGGATGAGGTAAGAAAAGTTGCAAAATATCTTGGGATAGAGACTCATGAAAGACAGCCATTTCCTGGGCCAGGGCTTGCGGTAAGGATATTAGGAGAAGTAAATGAGGAAAGAATAAAAATTGTTAGGAAAGCATGCAAAATTGTTGAAGAAGAAATAGAAAATTTTTGCAAGGAGAGAAATATGGCAAAACCTTGGCAATATTTTGCGGTTTTATTGCCTGTTAGAAGTGTTGGGGTTCATGGTGATAGAAGAGCTTATGGTTATACAATAGCTATAAGAAGTGTTGATTCTTCTGATGCAATGAGTGCGAGCTATTCAAAATTGCCTCACGAGCTTCTTGAAAAAATTGCGAGCAGAATAGTGAATGAAATAAAGGATGTGAATAGAGTTGTATATGATATTTCAAACAAACCACCAGCAACAATTGAATGGGAATAAAATGGAATGGGAAAAATGGGAAAATATATATAAAGAAATTTTAGAAGATTTTGGTTATAACAAGGAAAAAGATGAAGAAAGTGCCAAAATTGCGGAAGAATTATCCTCAAAAAATAAAAAGGCGGATGAAAATTATTTAAGAGATATTATTGAAGGAAGGGTTGTAAGTGTATGTGGTGCAGCAATTTCTGGGGAGGATATAAAGAAAATTGAGGGATTAATAATTTCTGCGGATGAAACAACATCTTTTTTGATAAAAAATGGAATTTATCCAGATATAATAGTAACTGATCTAGATGGAAATATGGAAGATATATTAAAAGCAAATGAAAATGGGAGCCTAGTGATAGTCCATGCTCACGGAGATAATATAGAGCTAATAAAAAAATATTTAACAAAATTTAAAGGAATTATAATGATAACAACTCAATCAAAACCTCATGGAAGTGTTTATAACTTTGGTGGGTTTACAGATGGAGATAGGGCATATTGTATTGCAAAGCATTTCAATGCAAAGAGAATAAATTTAATCGGGTTTAATCTTTCAAATCCAATTAAAAAAGAAGGGAAAAAATTAGAAATTAAAAGAAAAAAATTAGAATGGGCTAAGAAAATTATGGATACATGTAGTCAGTGAAGTTGTCCACATAGAAAGGATCTACTTTTATTGCATACTTCTTTGCCCACTCCTTCATTTTTTGCACCGCATATGCAGAATCTTGCTCAAAATTATTATAGAAATTCCACCCTTCCATTTGATAGTATGTAAATACTCCATTTTTCATTGTTGAATCTCCATCATATGAATATTGTTTATTGCTTGCAAAAGCCCCAAGTCTGTTTGTTATAACCGCTTTCTGAAAATCTCCTATTTGACATGCATCAAATGCAAAATAGATGTGTGATGAATCCGCACTGCTGAATTTTGATACAAACCAGCTGTTTGTCATCAAATACATGTCATGTGAAATCATACATGATCCATATTTTCTATATCTTGCTCCATGACCTGAATATGTAAATACCACATAGTCATCCGCATCTTCATTTGCAAGTAGCTGATTTATTGCATTATCTATGTTGGTTGCGGTCGCCTGGCTGTCTAAGATGATTGTTACACTATATCCCTTTCCCTGTAGGAAATTTTTCCAATCCACAGCGTCATCATCGCAATAATTCAAATCATTTGATGTTCCTTCATAATCTGATATTCCTATGCAGAGAGCCCATTTCCTAATTACTCCATCTCCCGTGGTGGCTTTTGGTGTTATATCTGTTGTTTCAATTTTATCAGATTTTGCAATCCTGGCAAAATTTTCATAATTTACAACTTCACCATCATTTATATCTAATATAACACCTTCTTCTGTATATAACGGAACAACCTTTCTTGTTTCCATGTATATTCTTGCCTTAAAATTTGTATCATTGCTTTTTTCACTATATGTCATGCTAACACAAAGCATTATTACAACTAAAAATATAGCCAATATTTTATTCATTTTTATCACTATACTAAACACAAATCCCATTTAAATATTTTACCCAAAAATTTTTTATAAATGTTACATTACAATACTTACAGGGTGATAATATGAAAAGCGATGAATTGAAGAATGTATATAGGATGCTCGAAGAACTATCAGAAGATATATCTGTCCCAAGAAATGTTAGGAGAGGGGCAAAAGAAGCGATGGATGCTCTTAATAGAAAGGATGAAAGCTTAGATGTTAAAATAGCATCCGCTATCTCTATCCTGGATGAAGTAGCAAATGACCCAAATACACCTATTCATGGTAGAACCGCGATCTGGAATATAATGGGTGCTCTGGAAAGCATTTCAGCAAAAATAAAATAAAAAAAGGGAAGAGGTTTATTTTTTCTTCAAGAATGGCAAGCCAGTCCTTGGGTTTTCTACCACTGTGTAGCCGGGGGGCATGTCGCATTGTTTGCCACTCTTTGGTTTTCCTGAGCTAAAGAAGTATATTGTTTGCTTTTTCCCCCCTTTCAGTGTAACATCTCTTGTATAAAGTGTGTATTTCTTTTTGTTTTTCTTGCTTATGTATTCGTAGGCCATTTTTATCGCCTCCTTATAGATATGTAATAGGAGAATTTAAACCCTTCGATATTTTCAGGGATAAGCTTAAAAAGGATTTTATATCATTTTTCAATTACCCGTTTAAATGTTGATAGTAAAGGCATTGCTATGGTATATATCCTTATTGTTGGTTCTGATGTGCATTGGAATATTGATATTTGACGAGGAAAGAAAAATATCAAGGAAAACATGTTATAGGAGAGTTAAAGATGGGATGGGCTATTTAATCATACTCATATTTGTTATGGTTATGATAAAAATTGAGAATATATTGCAGGATAATTTTTCAATAGGTCGCGATTTTACACCCCTGATATATGGAATTGAAGGAACCTCTCATATAGTTTTTTTACAAAATTTAATTAATAACAATTTTTTCATTCATTTTGTCTCTGTATTTTATCTTGTATCATTCATGTATGTAATTATCTTCACCCCCATTATTTTTATTTTGAGAGGAGAAGAAAATTTTGCAAAGATTTCAACATATGCAATATTGATAAACTACTTAGTACTTGTTCCTTTCTATCTCTTTTTTAATGTGAGTGTTACATCTTCATATCCTGAGGTAAAGCCAATATTATATTCAAATCCAAATTATATGTCACTCGTCCTCCTTGCGGATAGATTAACTGATAATTTTCCAAGTGGCCATATAAGTGTTCTTGTTCCCCTTTCTCTTATTGTTTTTTCTCATCCAAATATGAAAAGATATAAAATTTTAGTATTTTTCACAACAATTTTTATGCCCTTTGTCATTCTTTATCTTGGAATACACTGGTTGATGGATATTTTTTCTGGTTTAATACTCGGCATCTCATCTTATTTCATCGCAAAAAATGAAAAAGCGAGCAAATTTTTTGACAAAATTATAGGAAAATTTTAAATTTAAGAAAACTCTATTATCTAATGAAAAAAATAATTTGTTTCCTGTTCATAATGCTTATATCAATTACTTTGGCGGATGAAAAAGAAGTTGAGAATATAGGCATTGCAAATGAAGAAATTTTGATAAAAGGAAAAGATGTTTTTGAGGATATAAATTTTAAGAACATAGGTAAAAAAATTTATACTGAAAATATAAAAATATGGATTTGCTCAATTGATGCAGAGGTATCAATTGAAGGAAAAAGATTTAAATATGAAGCGGGGAACAATACAATAGATATTTGCCTGAAAGATTTTGATATTGTTTTACTGCCAGGAAAAAATCTGATTGTAAGATTGCATTATTTAATAGATAAGAAATTTGAGAAAAAGATAATATATCCAACGGATCAAATTGAAATAAAAATAATAACAGATAGCTTTTTAAGAGCAAATATCCCTATAAAATACGAAAACAACACCTATTATTCTTCATATAAGCCAAAGATAAATGAGTTTTTGCTCGTAGAATTTCAGGAAAATGAGAAGAGTATCGATCCCATCTTTATCTCCATAGGAATATTTGCAATATTTTTAGGACTGCTGATAATATACTTAATTTTCAGAAGGTTATAGATTATTTTCTATCCATTCCTTTAACATATCTGCGGGCATTGCCCCAACATTTCTATTAATAATTTCACCATTTTTTAAAATCAAGACAGTGGGAATGCTCATTATCCCAAACCTCTCGCATAATTTTTCATTTTCATCAGTATTAACTTTTCCAAAAATTGCCCTCCCCTTCATCTCTTTTGCAACTTCTTCAAAAATAGGCGAGAAAAACTTACAAGGCCCACACCATGGAGCCCAAAAATCTACTACTATTACAGGATATTTTTTAATAATTTCATCAAAATTTTTATCTGTAAGAGTAATTGGTTTATCATCAAATTTCTTTTCCTTTATCATGTCTTTTATAATTTTTCTCCTTATTTCATCTATCTCGCTCATGCCAGTAAAATCAAAAGAAATATATAAAACCATTCTAAATTATGTCATGGACTTCAGGCTGATATTAGATTCTCATAGAAGTGCCTTTTCAAATATGGCAATAGATGAGGCAATTCTTAGGATTGGGA includes these proteins:
- a CDS encoding phosphatase PAP2 family protein, with protein sequence MLIVKALLWYISLLLVLMCIGILIFDEERKISRKTCYRRVKDGMGYLIILIFVMVMIKIENILQDNFSIGRDFTPLIYGIEGTSHIVFLQNLINNNFFIHFVSVFYLVSFMYVIIFTPIIFILRGEENFAKISTYAILINYLVLVPFYLFFNVSVTSSYPEVKPILYSNPNYMSLVLLADRLTDNFPSGHISVLVPLSLIVFSHPNMKRYKILVFFTTIFMPFVILYLGIHWLMDIFSGLILGISSYFIAKNEKASKFFDKIIGKF
- the trxA gene encoding thioredoxin, producing the protein MSEIDEIRRKIIKDMIKEKKFDDKPITLTDKNFDEIIKKYPVIVVDFWAPWCGPCKFFSPIFEEVAKEMKGRAIFGKVNTDENEKLCERFGIMSIPTVLILKNGEIINRNVGAMPADMLKEWIENNL
- a CDS encoding endonuclease; its protein translation is MDPFVYIYVFLIGLLFGFLAGVIYIYRKVVYPLKKDKKSISILHGKIMEQFAPFMKNYPYETKKFRFIGSPIDGIQFEDDKIIFVEFKTGNSRLSEEEKRIKELVERKKVEWFEVKWE
- a CDS encoding caspase family protein; amino-acid sequence: MGFVFSIVIKMNKILAIFLVVIMLCVSMTYSEKSNDTNFKARIYMETRKVVPLYTEEGVILDINDGEVVNYENFARIAKSDKIETTDITPKATTGDGVIRKWALCIGISDYEGTSNDLNYCDDDAVDWKNFLQGKGYSVTIILDSQATATNIDNAINQLLANEDADDYVVFTYSGHGARYRKYGSCMISHDMYLMTNSWFVSKFSSADSSHIYFAFDACQIGDFQKAVITNRLGAFASNKQYSYDGDSTMKNGVFTYYQMEGWNFYNNFEQDSAYAVQKMKEWAKKYAIKVDPFYVDNFTDYMYP
- the guaA gene encoding glutamine-hydrolyzing GMP synthase subunit GuaA, with the translated sequence MLDEKEFVEEAVGKLRREVKGKAIIAVSGGVDSAVAAKIGSIALGKNLIAVHVDTGLMREGESEEVRKFYEGKDINFIFVDASKDFISALKGVVDPEEKRRIIGEKFIRIFEEIAKKENAEYLIQGTIAPDWIESGGGVRDRIKSHHNVAGLPEKISFKIIEPLRELYKDEVRKVAKYLGIETHERQPFPGPGLAVRILGEVNEERIKIVRKACKIVEEEIENFCKERNMAKPWQYFAVLLPVRSVGVHGDRRAYGYTIAIRSVDSSDAMSASYSKLPHELLEKIASRIVNEIKDVNRVVYDISNKPPATIEWE
- a CDS encoding glycosyltransferase family 2 protein — encoded protein: MKVSFVIPALNEEKGIGRTIDKINKEEFKKRGMDVEIIVVDGNSKDATREIAKEKGAKIIIEPRKGYGRAYKTGLSKASGEIIITGDADATYPFEIAHEYVDILLKENLDFITTNRFAGLEKGAMSFKHLIGNLILSLTLRILYGLKIKDSQSGMWIIRKDAIKKIKNIEEFSDGMAFSEEIKIEMFKKAGAKEIDSFLYEREGRAKIQSWRDGWNNLIYLFKKRMGE
- the purE gene encoding 5-(carboxyamino)imidazole ribonucleotide mutase, producing the protein MKVMIVMASPSDEGIGKKAAEVLEKFGVPYEMVFASAHRTPEKIKEIAESDADIFIAIAGLSAALPGSIASLTTKPVIGVPVSGKLNLDAILSIVQMPPGVPVAAVGLDRGENAALLAVEILALKYEGLVEKLEEERKRAREKYA
- a CDS encoding flap endonuclease-1, whose protein sequence is MGVNLKPFISARKIEISDLSGKIIAIDAFNAIHQFIAIIRQIDGTSLKDRKGNITSHLSGIFYRTANFVEYGIKPVYVFDGEPHPLKLRVLKKRKEIRETAREEWEEALKEGDIEEALKKAKRSGTINEKIINQSKELLHYLGIPYIEAKGEGEGQAAYMNMRGDVYGVASQDYDSILFGAKMLIRNLAITGRRKLSNKRIYVDVYPEEILSERIFEDNGITREQIVDIAILIGTDFNEGVEGIGPKKALKLIKEHGCIENLIEKNILNIEGYEEVRKIFLEPDINPDYNLEWSEIDEKATISFMCDEHDFNKERVINAIEKYKNFAKKLKQKNLFDF
- a CDS encoding UPF0147 family protein — translated: MKSDELKNVYRMLEELSEDISVPRNVRRGAKEAMDALNRKDESLDVKIASAISILDEVANDPNTPIHGRTAIWNIMGALESISAKIK
- a CDS encoding DUF115 domain-containing protein, with protein sequence MEWEKWENIYKEILEDFGYNKEKDEESAKIAEELSSKNKKADENYLRDIIEGRVVSVCGAAISGEDIKKIEGLIISADETTSFLIKNGIYPDIIVTDLDGNMEDILKANENGSLVIVHAHGDNIELIKKYLTKFKGIIMITTQSKPHGSVYNFGGFTDGDRAYCIAKHFNAKRINLIGFNLSNPIKKEGKKLEIKRKKLEWAKKIMDTCSQ